A region of the Methanobrevibacter ruminantium M1 genome:
GGCTAAACATGAATGTTGATTTAAGCAAGGCATCAATGAATGTAGGACAGCAATACGAAGCGATTCTCACTACAATAAACAATGAAGGCAAGACAAATGCAGCTCCTTTCGGAGTGAGGATAATAGAAGAAGATAAAGTCATGCTAAAGATATTTGAAGGTGGAAACACAATTAAAAACATAAAGGATAACGGAGAATTTATTGTAAACATAACAAATGACCCTATCATGTTTTCATATGCCACAACCACAAGCATCCCCGATGAATATTTAAGTAGAATAAACTATGATGACCATGAATTTGCACATATAAGCAATGCAGATGCTTATTTTATCTGTAAAGTCTATAGCATTAAGGAAGGAATGAGAAAGGATAATATTAAAGATAGTGAAGCGAATGTGATTAAGGCAGATGTTCTTGAACTTAAAATAAATAGCCCTTGCGTTAGGCCAATGAATAGAGGAATCCATGCACTTATGGAGTCTCTTGTTAACTATTCAAGAATAAATATTGTTGATAAAGATACACAGGACTTTTTTTATAGAAAGATTTAAGGAATCTGAAAGGATAGTTAAAAAAGTAGCTGGAAAAGAAGAGAAAGAGGCTATGAATATTTTAAAAGAGAATTTGAAAGAGCAGGGCTTTGACGTTTAAAATAAACTAAAAAAAAGAGTTAAAAGACTATTTAACTATAAAATAGTCTTCATGCTTTTTAAGATAATAATTTATATAAAGATAAGAAACAATAGAACCACACATCATACCACAAACCAGACCTGTATAAATCCCTATATCTGCCCAATCGAATACAAATGCAAATATGCCTGCAAATATAACCTCTAGAATGAATGATCTAAGAATGGTAAGAACTAATGAAATAGTTCCTTTTCCCATTGCCTGGAAGAGATTACCTGATATGACCCCTAAAGGCATAAGGAGAATAAAGAAACAAAGGATTCTTAATGCATCCACAACCCTTGGAGCAAGTATTGCACTATCTGCTGAATAAGAGAATATGAATGATAGCTGCTCTGCAAATACAAAGAAAATTGAACATATGATTATTGATGAAATAATTCCTAGAATCGCACTGTAATTTAGAGCTGTCTTAAAATTCTTTAGATTCTTTGCCCCATAGGCAGCACCGCCAACGGTAAGTGCTGCAACTCCAATACCAATGATTGGAGAGACTCCAATTGACACCAATCTCCATGTTGCAGTATATGCTGCAACAGCCAGGGTTCCAGCCAAGAGGGTTAGCCAATAATTCATAAGGATAGACACAAAAGAGATTATAAACTGCTCAATGCTTGCTGGAATTCCCACTACAAGAATGTCCTTATAAATCTTTAGATTGGTCTTATATTCGCTTAGCTTGATTTTTAGGAAACTGTCCTGCTTGATAAACATCCAATAGACCATTGGAAGTGTTGCAAAGGTTCCAGCAAGAACAGTTGCAAATGCAGCACCCTTGACTCCCCATCCAAGGACATATATAAAGATAGGATCTAAGATCATATTGATTATTGCATTAAGCATCAAAGGATAGGAAGCCCTATTGATTTCCCCTTCAGAAC
Encoded here:
- a CDS encoding DUF447 domain-containing protein produces the protein MNVDLSKASMNVGQQYEAILTTINNEGKTNAAPFGVRIIEEDKVMLKIFEGGNTIKNIKDNGEFIVNITNDPIMFSYATTTSIPDEYLSRINYDDHEFAHISNADAYFICKVYSIKEGMRKDNIKDSEANVIKADVLELKINSPCVRPMNRGIHALMESLVNYSRINIVDKDTQDFFYRKI
- a CDS encoding MATE family efflux transporter produces the protein MQEANEDIDLIVNHPKQAINKLALPIIFSNFFMVLNNIIDGIWVAGLGSNSLAAVGFVTPLFFAMVGFANGLGAGANSLISRCIGAENYQGAGNSAIHSMMLSIIVTIFATIVLLVFLNPLLMLMGAGEIIEETSNYGYIILVGAYSIFLPAMMAAIFRSEGEINRASYPLMLNAIINMILDPIFIYVLGWGVKGAAFATVLAGTFATLPMVYWMFIKQDSFLKIKLSEYKTNLKIYKDILVVGIPASIEQFIISFVSILMNYWLTLLAGTLAVAAYTATWRLVSIGVSPIIGIGVAALTVGGAAYGAKNLKNFKTALNYSAILGIISSIIICSIFFVFAEQLSFIFSYSADSAILAPRVVDALRILCFFILLMPLGVISGNLFQAMGKGTISLVLTILRSFILEVIFAGIFAFVFDWADIGIYTGLVCGMMCGSIVSYLYINYYLKKHEDYFIVK